One genomic window of Acidovorax radicis includes the following:
- a CDS encoding S41 family peptidase: MGHKLKIAGWVSVGVMAGALTTVSLQTMARGAMTPLPLEEIQQLSAVFGLIKTDYVEPVDDKKLITDAISGMVSSLDPHSQYFDKKSFKEFREGTTGRFVGVGIEITQEDGLIKIVSPIEGSPAFRAGLKTNDLITKIDDTAVKGLSLNDSVKKMRGEPNTKVTLTIFRKEENRSFPVTITREEIKTQSVKGKVVEPGYAWIRLSQFQDRTVDDFVRKVEEVYKLEPNLKGMVLDLRNDPGGLLDAAVAISAAFLPENVTVVTTNGQLADSKATYKAAPEFYQRRGGGDPLRRLPAALKAVPLVVLVNEGSASASEIVAGALQDHKRATIMGSQTFGKGSVQTVRPLGPDTGIKLTTARYYTPSGKSIQAKGIVPDVMIDESEEGNIFAALRLREADLDKHLASGQGAEQKDETREKARDEARKLLEEEAKKPIADRKIPEFGNDKDFQLVQALNQLKGRSVLVSKTLTERKEEKKEN; encoded by the coding sequence ATGGGTCATAAACTCAAAATTGCAGGGTGGGTGTCGGTAGGTGTGATGGCGGGAGCTCTCACAACGGTGTCTCTGCAAACGATGGCCCGTGGCGCCATGACGCCGTTGCCGCTGGAAGAAATCCAGCAGCTTTCGGCGGTTTTTGGCCTCATCAAGACCGATTACGTGGAGCCGGTGGACGACAAGAAGCTCATCACCGACGCCATCTCGGGCATGGTGTCCAGCCTCGATCCGCACTCCCAGTATTTCGACAAGAAGTCCTTCAAGGAATTCCGCGAAGGCACGACGGGGCGTTTTGTGGGGGTCGGCATCGAGATCACCCAGGAAGACGGGCTGATCAAGATCGTGTCGCCCATCGAAGGCTCTCCTGCCTTTCGTGCAGGCCTCAAGACCAATGACCTGATCACCAAAATTGACGACACGGCCGTCAAGGGCCTGTCCCTCAACGACTCCGTGAAAAAGATGCGCGGCGAGCCCAACACCAAGGTCACGCTCACCATCTTCCGCAAGGAGGAAAACCGCTCGTTCCCCGTCACCATCACGCGTGAAGAAATCAAGACCCAGTCGGTCAAGGGCAAGGTGGTGGAGCCCGGTTATGCGTGGATTCGTCTCTCGCAGTTCCAGGACCGTACCGTGGATGACTTTGTGCGCAAGGTTGAAGAGGTCTACAAGCTGGAGCCCAACCTCAAGGGCATGGTGCTTGATTTGCGCAATGACCCGGGTGGTCTGCTGGATGCCGCCGTGGCGATTTCGGCCGCTTTCCTGCCCGAGAACGTGACGGTGGTTACCACCAACGGCCAGTTGGCCGACAGCAAGGCGACCTACAAGGCGGCCCCTGAGTTCTATCAGCGCCGTGGCGGGGGCGACCCATTGCGCCGCCTGCCCGCAGCGCTCAAGGCTGTACCGCTGGTGGTGTTGGTGAATGAAGGCTCGGCTTCTGCCAGCGAAATTGTGGCGGGCGCTTTGCAAGACCACAAACGCGCGACCATCATGGGCAGCCAGACCTTTGGCAAGGGCTCGGTGCAAACGGTGCGGCCTCTGGGCCCGGACACCGGCATCAAGCTGACGACGGCGCGTTACTACACGCCGAGCGGCAAGTCCATCCAGGCCAAGGGCATCGTGCCCGATGTGATGATTGACGAATCGGAAGAAGGCAACATTTTTGCGGCCTTGCGCTTGCGTGAAGCCGATCTTGATAAACATCTGGCCAGCGGCCAGGGCGCCGAGCAAAAGGACGAGACCCGCGAAAAGGCCCGGGACGAAGCCCGCAAGCTCCTGGAAGAAGAAGCCAAAAAGCCGATCGCGGACCGCAAGATTCCCGAGTTTGGCAACGACAAGGACTTCCAGTTGGTACAGGCGCTCAACCAGCTCAAGGGCCGCTCCGTGCTGGTGAGCAAGACGCTGACTGAACGCAAGGAAGAAAAGAAAGAGAATTGA
- a CDS encoding HesA/MoeB/ThiF family protein — protein MTDDQLLRYSRHILLDEIGIEGQERILAAHVLIIGAGGLGSPAALYLASAGVGHITLVDDDVVDLTNLQRQIAHTTARVGMSKVDSAAQAMLAINPDVLVTVLKTRVDGAALADLVQQATVVLDCCDNYATRQAINAACVQHGKPLVAGAVIQFDAQITVVDPRDAQSPCYACIFAPDADFEEVRCSTMGVLAPLVGVVGSLQAAEALKLVVGIGQSLSGRLLMLDGRSMEWSTMRVQRAPACAVCGAGAAAHVTSSVAR, from the coding sequence ATGACTGACGACCAGCTGCTGCGTTATTCCCGTCACATCCTGCTCGACGAGATTGGTATCGAAGGGCAGGAGCGCATCTTGGCGGCTCATGTGCTCATCATCGGTGCCGGTGGGTTGGGCTCGCCTGCGGCGCTTTACCTTGCATCGGCCGGTGTGGGCCACATCACCCTGGTGGACGACGACGTGGTGGACCTCACCAATCTGCAGCGGCAGATTGCGCACACCACTGCGCGGGTAGGTATGTCCAAGGTGGATTCCGCAGCGCAGGCGATGCTCGCCATCAACCCCGATGTGCTCGTTACGGTGCTGAAAACCCGCGTCGATGGCGCTGCCCTGGCAGACCTGGTGCAGCAGGCCACGGTGGTGCTCGATTGCTGCGACAACTACGCTACGCGCCAGGCCATCAACGCCGCCTGTGTGCAGCATGGCAAGCCGCTGGTGGCAGGCGCGGTGATCCAGTTCGATGCGCAGATCACCGTCGTGGACCCGCGTGATGCGCAGTCGCCGTGTTATGCCTGCATCTTTGCGCCCGATGCGGATTTCGAGGAAGTGCGTTGCTCCACCATGGGGGTGTTGGCACCGCTGGTGGGGGTGGTGGGTTCCCTGCAGGCAGCGGAGGCGCTCAAGCTGGTGGTGGGCATCGGGCAGTCGTTGTCTGGCCGGCTGCTGATGCTGGATGGCCGGTCGATGGAATGGAGCACCATGCGTGTGCAACGCGCACCCGCCTGCGCCGTGTGTGGTGCGGGAGCTGCGGCGCATGTGACGTCCAGTGTGGCGCGGTAG
- a CDS encoding response regulator — protein sequence MKLRTYIVEDNATIRENLIGTLEELASVEAVGIAETEDDGKNWLSTHSDQWDLAIVDLFLRQGSGLGVLAACRTRRPDQKMVVLSNYATPDVRMRCAQLGVDAVFDKSNEIDALVDYCVQHSQSPVTGGDSVGHPVFTSPLPRQ from the coding sequence GTGAAGCTGCGCACCTACATTGTTGAAGACAACGCCACGATCCGCGAAAACCTGATTGGGACGCTGGAGGAGCTGGCCTCTGTGGAGGCCGTAGGCATCGCAGAAACAGAAGACGATGGCAAAAACTGGCTGTCCACACACAGCGATCAGTGGGACCTGGCCATCGTCGATTTGTTTTTGCGCCAAGGCAGTGGGTTGGGTGTATTGGCTGCCTGCCGCACCCGCCGTCCGGATCAGAAAATGGTGGTTTTGAGTAATTACGCGACCCCGGATGTGCGTATGCGTTGTGCCCAGCTGGGCGTGGATGCCGTGTTCGACAAGTCCAACGAAATCGATGCACTGGTGGACTACTGTGTTCAACACAGCCAGAGTCCCGTGACAGGTGGGGATTCCGTTGGACACCCGGTTTTCACCTCCCCCCTTCCGCGCCAGTGA
- a CDS encoding response regulator transcription factor: protein MIKIGIVDDHAIVRSGLRQYLSEHVDLRVEGEAGNGREAIDLVRNKEIDVLLMDLSMPGQSGLDALAMLRAKAPDMGILILSGYPEEHYAINLIRQGASGYLNKECEPSEIVEAIRTIALGRRYLTPAVAELLAQQLNRKDDAPPHEQLSEREFQVFLKLAKGETAGDIAKALSLSVKTVSTYRTRLMEKMSLSSNSDLTYYALKNRLID from the coding sequence ATGATCAAGATCGGCATTGTGGATGACCATGCGATTGTTCGCTCTGGGCTGCGGCAGTATCTGTCGGAGCATGTGGACCTCCGCGTGGAAGGCGAAGCGGGCAATGGCCGTGAAGCCATTGATCTCGTGCGCAACAAGGAAATCGACGTGTTGTTGATGGACCTGTCGATGCCCGGCCAAAGCGGGCTGGATGCGCTGGCCATGTTGCGCGCCAAAGCGCCCGACATGGGCATTCTGATCTTGAGCGGCTACCCGGAAGAGCACTACGCGATCAACCTGATTCGCCAAGGTGCGAGTGGCTACCTGAACAAGGAATGCGAGCCGTCGGAAATCGTGGAAGCCATTCGCACCATTGCGCTGGGGCGCCGCTACCTCACCCCCGCCGTGGCCGAACTGCTGGCCCAGCAACTCAACCGCAAAGACGACGCACCGCCGCACGAGCAATTGTCCGAGCGCGAGTTTCAGGTGTTCCTCAAGCTTGCCAAGGGCGAGACGGCTGGCGACATCGCCAAGGCCTTGTCGCTCAGCGTAAAAACGGTGAGCACCTATCGCACGCGGTTGATGGAAAAGATGAGCCTGTCGTCCAACAGCGACCTGACCTATTACGCGCTCAAGAACCGGTTGATCGACTGA
- a CDS encoding CHASE3 domain-containing protein — protein sequence MNLKENTRRWLPRVRKMALSLPMALLAAMVLVGINETGHMRSQDAVEQMALGQTTRADVNTLLQSMLDAETGQRGYLLTGNESYLEPYDKAISTVQTNMDRLRNQFLSSPDDMQEFAQLSQQISRKLAEMELSLRLRRKGNEDAWKFILNTDVGKEHMEGIRKHAMALIDRSDKRVQAGREQIEQSLTLSRIGIATVTAIGLLAFYMYLRQAHAVLVVNQREQVLLERERDRLEGLVRERTATLSELANHLQQVREEERGHLARELHDELGALLTAAKLDVARLKSKIDAAAPDIAERLKHLTETLNSGIALKRRIIEDLRPSSLSNLGLTAALEILAREYGDRAGIEVDTSLETVDLPDASQLTVYRMVQEALTNVGKYANAKKVLISVHAHPTHVAVDVRDDGLGFEPSAVRPASHGLAGMRHRVEAAGGRLTITSRPGNGTILSAVLPIPRSPVVRV from the coding sequence ATGAACCTCAAAGAAAACACCCGGCGCTGGTTGCCCCGGGTCCGCAAGATGGCGCTGAGCCTGCCCATGGCGTTGCTCGCGGCCATGGTGCTGGTCGGTATCAACGAGACAGGTCACATGCGTTCTCAGGACGCTGTCGAGCAAATGGCCCTGGGCCAGACCACGCGCGCCGATGTCAACACCTTGCTGCAAAGCATGCTGGATGCGGAGACCGGGCAGCGGGGTTATCTGCTCACCGGCAATGAAAGTTATCTGGAGCCCTACGACAAGGCGATCTCCACGGTGCAGACCAATATGGACCGGTTGCGCAACCAGTTCCTCTCCTCGCCCGACGACATGCAGGAATTTGCGCAGCTTTCGCAGCAAATATCGCGCAAGCTGGCCGAGATGGAGTTGAGTCTGCGCCTGCGCCGAAAGGGGAACGAAGACGCCTGGAAGTTCATCTTGAACACTGATGTGGGCAAGGAGCACATGGAGGGCATTCGCAAACATGCGATGGCGCTGATAGATCGCAGCGACAAGCGTGTGCAGGCGGGCCGCGAGCAGATCGAGCAGTCGCTCACGCTTTCGCGCATCGGCATCGCTACCGTCACCGCCATCGGCTTGCTGGCGTTTTACATGTACTTGCGGCAGGCCCATGCTGTGCTGGTGGTCAATCAACGCGAGCAGGTGCTGCTTGAGCGCGAGCGCGACCGCCTTGAAGGCCTGGTGCGAGAGCGCACCGCCACCTTGTCGGAACTGGCCAACCATTTGCAGCAGGTGCGCGAAGAAGAGCGAGGGCATCTGGCGCGCGAGTTGCATGACGAACTGGGCGCCTTGCTCACTGCCGCCAAACTGGATGTGGCGCGCCTCAAATCCAAGATTGATGCCGCAGCGCCAGACATCGCGGAGCGGCTCAAGCACCTCACGGAAACGCTCAACAGCGGCATCGCGCTCAAGCGCCGCATCATTGAAGACCTGCGTCCTTCGTCGTTGTCCAACCTGGGCTTGACTGCGGCCCTGGAAATTTTGGCGCGTGAATATGGTGATCGCGCGGGTATCGAGGTGGACACCAGCCTGGAGACGGTGGACCTTCCCGATGCATCGCAACTGACCGTTTACCGCATGGTACAAGAGGCCCTGACCAACGTTGGCAAATACGCCAATGCCAAAAAGGTGCTGATATCGGTGCACGCTCATCCCACCCATGTTGCCGTCGACGTGCGTGACGATGGCCTCGGGTTTGAGCCCAGCGCCGTGCGCCCCGCATCACATGGCTTGGCGGGAATGCGCCACCGTGTGGAGGCCGCAGGTGGGCGGCTCACCATCACCTCCCGCCCTGGCAACGGGACCATCTTGTCTGCCGTGCTGCCCATCCCGCGATCGCCTGTCGTGCGTGTGTAG
- a CDS encoding DUF1328 domain-containing protein, which produces MLHYAVVFLVIALIAALFGFGGIAAGAVGIAKILFFVFVIMAVVTFVLGLLKKG; this is translated from the coding sequence ATGTTGCATTACGCCGTTGTTTTTCTGGTTATCGCACTCATTGCAGCCCTCTTCGGCTTTGGCGGTATTGCTGCCGGTGCCGTGGGCATCGCCAAGATCCTGTTCTTCGTGTTCGTGATCATGGCTGTTGTGACCTTCGTGCTGGGGCTGCTCAAAAAGGGGTAA
- a CDS encoding ferritin-like domain-containing protein, translating into MKKDQQPSREKGMTLDMQALHAAATDLDDGAVTPAFGPHRDAIVRLLNDALATELVCVLRYKRHHFTAHGMASPAIANEFMVHANEEAAHADQIAKRIVQLGGEPDFNPDTLVSRSHAKYDTALDLREMVRANLVAERIAVEAYRQMIALIGDKDPTTKRMFEGILADEEEHADEMKDLLER; encoded by the coding sequence ATGAAAAAAGATCAACAACCATCCCGCGAAAAGGGCATGACGCTGGACATGCAGGCACTGCATGCCGCCGCCACGGACCTGGATGACGGCGCCGTCACCCCTGCGTTCGGCCCCCACCGCGATGCCATTGTGCGACTGCTCAATGATGCATTGGCCACCGAGCTGGTGTGTGTGTTGCGCTACAAGCGCCACCACTTCACGGCGCATGGCATGGCATCGCCGGCCATTGCGAATGAGTTCATGGTGCATGCGAATGAAGAAGCGGCGCACGCGGACCAGATCGCCAAGCGGATCGTGCAACTCGGTGGCGAGCCGGATTTCAATCCCGACACGCTTGTCAGCCGCAGCCATGCGAAATACGACACCGCGCTGGACCTGCGAGAGATGGTGCGGGCCAATCTGGTGGCAGAACGCATCGCGGTAGAGGCTTACCGCCAGATGATCGCGTTGATCGGCGACAAGGATCCGACGACCAAACGCATGTTCGAAGGCATTCTGGCCGACGAAGAAGAGCATGCTGATGAGATGAAGGATTTACTGGAACGTTGA
- a CDS encoding BON domain-containing protein has protein sequence MKYARALAFAAVAGITIVTATGCSVAREQQTVGSYVDDAGITTAVKAKMAEDKSVSATAISVETLNGTVQLSGFAKSQAEKNQAENIARTTKHVREVRNSIVVRP, from the coding sequence ATGAAATACGCACGCGCCCTTGCTTTTGCAGCAGTTGCTGGCATCACCATCGTTACCGCTACGGGCTGCTCTGTAGCCCGCGAGCAGCAAACGGTTGGTTCGTATGTGGACGATGCTGGCATCACCACCGCCGTCAAGGCCAAGATGGCTGAAGACAAGTCGGTTTCCGCCACCGCCATCAGCGTGGAAACGCTGAACGGCACGGTGCAACTGTCGGGTTTTGCCAAGTCGCAAGCCGAAAAGAACCAAGCCGAGAACATTGCACGCACCACCAAGCATGTTCGTGAAGTGCGCAACAGCATTGTTGTGCGCCCCTGA
- a CDS encoding putative zinc-binding metallopeptidase, producing the protein MRALNCDHCGHLVFFDSVQCVHCGNTLAFLPDRLVMAALAPSPQDGPGVWRCMGGHGAAQHAGRLYRMCRNQIVYQACNFAVPVGDASDLCASCRQTRVLPDLSEPTNIGRWMQIEAAKRRLFYTLARLRLEPAPGGTGPVFEFLADVPGWPAVLTGHLNGTITLNVAEADDDVRASRRIALGEPFRTLVGHLRHESGHFYWDQLVRDGGRMDAFRQMFGDERQDYTTALDAHYARGNAQGNWAAHYVSAYAAAHPWEDWAETWAHYLHMIDLLETSASFGTEVTVPGIYGAQHSTAVDPFARPAPGFDAMVQHLVPLTLLLNSLTRSLGQLDAYPFALSGQALAKLRFVHDVVQDAVGGRS; encoded by the coding sequence ATGCGGGCACTCAATTGCGACCATTGTGGTCATCTGGTTTTTTTTGACAGCGTTCAGTGTGTTCACTGCGGCAACACGCTGGCGTTTCTGCCCGATAGGTTGGTGATGGCGGCGCTGGCTCCTTCCCCCCAGGACGGTCCGGGCGTCTGGCGGTGCATGGGCGGCCACGGCGCTGCGCAGCACGCCGGGCGGCTTTACCGCATGTGCCGCAATCAGATCGTCTACCAGGCCTGCAATTTTGCGGTGCCGGTGGGCGATGCGTCGGACCTGTGCGCGTCTTGCCGCCAGACGCGGGTGCTGCCCGACTTGTCCGAGCCCACCAACATCGGGCGCTGGATGCAGATCGAGGCCGCCAAGCGGCGGTTGTTTTACACCCTGGCCCGCCTGCGGCTGGAGCCTGCGCCCGGCGGCACCGGGCCGGTGTTTGAGTTTCTGGCGGATGTGCCCGGCTGGCCCGCTGTGCTCACGGGGCACCTCAACGGCACCATCACGCTCAACGTCGCCGAGGCGGACGACGACGTGCGCGCCAGCCGACGCATCGCACTGGGGGAGCCCTTTCGCACCCTGGTGGGCCACCTGCGGCATGAGTCGGGCCATTTCTATTGGGACCAGCTGGTGCGTGACGGTGGGCGCATGGACGCCTTTCGCCAGATGTTCGGCGACGAACGCCAGGACTACACCACGGCACTGGATGCACATTACGCCCGGGGCAATGCGCAGGGCAACTGGGCCGCGCACTATGTGAGCGCCTATGCAGCCGCGCACCCCTGGGAGGACTGGGCCGAGACGTGGGCCCATTACCTGCACATGATTGATTTGCTGGAGACCTCGGCCAGTTTTGGCACCGAGGTCACCGTGCCCGGCATCTACGGCGCCCAGCACAGCACCGCCGTCGACCCTTTTGCCCGGCCCGCGCCAGGTTTTGATGCCATGGTGCAGCACCTGGTGCCGCTCACGCTGCTGCTCAACAGTCTCACCCGAAGCCTTGGGCAGCTCGATGCCTACCCCTTCGCGCTGTCGGGCCAGGCGCTCGCCAAGCTGCGCTTTGTGCACGACGTTGTGCAAGATGCTGTCGGCGGACGCTCTTGA
- the panC gene encoding pantoate--beta-alanine ligase, producing MLIAHTISDLRQALATYRHPAFVPTMGNLHGGHIALVRQAKPLGDVTVASIFVNRLQFLPHEDFDNYPRTWDADCAQLRAAGCDVLFAPREADLYPEPQTFTVHPDPALADMLEGYFRPGFFVGVSTVVMKLFACVLGQTGGTAVFGKKDYQQLMVIRHMVRQFALPVTIVAGETSRAADGLALSSRNGYLSAAERQEAVALSHALHQLAQQWQETPSAQPAHEQQARDTLIARGWQPDYLTVRRRHDLLPATPADAPGTLVALGAARLGTTRLIDNLEF from the coding sequence ATGCTCATCGCCCACACCATCTCCGATCTGCGCCAAGCCCTGGCCACCTACCGCCACCCCGCCTTTGTACCCACCATGGGCAACCTGCACGGCGGCCATATTGCCTTGGTGCGGCAGGCCAAACCGCTGGGCGACGTGACGGTGGCCAGCATCTTTGTCAACCGCCTGCAGTTTCTGCCCCATGAAGATTTCGACAACTACCCGCGCACCTGGGACGCCGACTGCGCACAGCTGCGGGCCGCCGGTTGTGACGTGTTGTTTGCACCGCGCGAGGCCGACCTGTACCCCGAGCCCCAGACCTTCACGGTGCACCCCGACCCGGCGCTGGCCGACATGCTGGAAGGCTACTTTCGCCCCGGCTTTTTTGTCGGTGTGAGCACGGTGGTGATGAAGCTGTTTGCCTGCGTGCTGGGCCAGACCGGCGGCACGGCCGTGTTTGGCAAAAAGGACTATCAGCAGCTCATGGTCATCCGCCACATGGTGCGGCAATTTGCGCTGCCCGTCACCATCGTGGCGGGCGAAACGAGCCGGGCAGCCGATGGGCTGGCGCTGAGCTCGCGCAACGGCTACTTGAGCGCCGCCGAGCGCCAGGAGGCCGTGGCGCTATCGCACGCGCTGCACCAGCTGGCGCAGCAGTGGCAAGAGACACCGTCCGCCCAGCCCGCGCACGAGCAGCAGGCCCGGGACACCCTGATCGCCCGTGGCTGGCAACCCGACTACCTCACCGTGCGCCGCCGCCATGACCTGCTGCCCGCCACCCCGGCGGATGCACCGGGCACGCTGGTGGCGCTGGGCGCTGCGCGGCTGGGCACCACCCGGCTGATCGACAACCTGGAGTTTTAA
- the panB gene encoding 3-methyl-2-oxobutanoate hydroxymethyltransferase: MTAVNAASATPYGTLPPASPLPQRRPVSLPRLAQMREAGEKITMLTAYDATFAATADAAGVDCILVGDSLGMVCQGLPSTVGVAIDTMAYHTASVARGLQRVQGTAWLIADLPYGTYAESREQALRNACTLMQAGAHMVKLEGGGWTAPTVEFLVQRGVPVCAHLGLTPQTVHALGGYRVQGKTDDAARTLRQEAHELQDAGAAMLVLEMVPAALAADLTGALAHCHTIGIGAGNGTAGQVLVLHDMLGVNLGKPPKFVHNFMADAGSVRGAIEAYVLAVKQGRFPNNALHAW; this comes from the coding sequence ATGACCGCCGTCAACGCAGCCTCTGCCACGCCTTATGGAACCCTGCCCCCGGCATCGCCCCTGCCACAGCGCCGCCCCGTGAGCCTGCCGCGCCTGGCGCAGATGCGCGAAGCGGGCGAAAAAATCACGATGCTGACCGCCTACGACGCCACCTTTGCCGCCACGGCCGATGCGGCGGGCGTGGACTGCATCCTGGTGGGCGACTCGCTGGGTATGGTGTGCCAGGGCCTGCCCAGCACCGTGGGGGTGGCGATCGACACCATGGCCTATCACACCGCCAGCGTGGCGCGGGGGCTGCAGCGCGTGCAAGGCACGGCGTGGCTGATTGCCGACCTGCCCTATGGCACCTATGCCGAAAGCCGCGAACAAGCCCTGCGCAACGCCTGCACGCTGATGCAGGCGGGTGCCCACATGGTCAAGCTCGAAGGCGGTGGCTGGACAGCGCCCACCGTGGAGTTTTTGGTGCAGCGCGGCGTGCCGGTGTGCGCCCACCTGGGCCTCACGCCGCAAACCGTGCACGCGCTCGGTGGCTACCGCGTGCAGGGCAAAACCGACGATGCCGCACGCACGCTGCGCCAAGAAGCCCACGAGCTGCAAGACGCAGGTGCCGCCATGCTGGTGCTGGAGATGGTGCCCGCCGCGCTGGCCGCCGACCTCACCGGCGCGCTGGCACACTGCCACACCATCGGCATTGGCGCGGGCAATGGCACCGCCGGCCAGGTGCTGGTGTTGCACGACATGCTGGGCGTGAACCTGGGCAAACCGCCCAAGTTTGTGCACAACTTCATGGCAGACGCCGGCAGCGTGCGGGGCGCCATCGAGGCCTATGTGCTGGCCGTCAAACAGGGGCGTTTTCCTAACAATGCGCTGCACGCCTGGTAG
- the nadC gene encoding carboxylating nicotinate-nucleotide diphosphorylase, which yields MTHSTPQPQDNDVTELARADVARALAEDVGGGDLTAGLIPPGRRARARILAREAAVVCGAPWVEAALRALDPTVQTTWHVGEGLQCAPDQVVLTLEGDARALLSAERTALNFLQLLSAVATKTRTYVDVVVGTRAHIVDTRKTLPGLRRAQKYAVRVGGGTNHRMGLHDAVLIKENHIAAAGGVAAVLRAAEKVASQASFIEIEVETLEQLTEALNAGAKMVLLDNMPLAQLREAVRINAGRAILEISGGVTLDGLRELAETGVDRISIGTLTKDVKATDFSMRLQELA from the coding sequence ATGACGCACTCGACACCACAGCCCCAAGACAACGATGTGACCGAACTTGCCCGCGCCGATGTCGCCCGGGCCCTGGCAGAGGACGTGGGCGGCGGCGACCTGACCGCTGGCCTGATACCCCCGGGCCGCCGCGCCCGCGCCCGCATCCTTGCGCGCGAGGCGGCCGTGGTGTGTGGCGCGCCCTGGGTCGAGGCCGCTTTGCGTGCCCTCGACCCCACGGTGCAGACCACCTGGCATGTGGGCGAAGGCCTGCAATGCGCACCCGACCAGGTGGTGCTCACCCTCGAAGGCGATGCACGCGCATTGCTGAGCGCCGAGCGCACGGCGCTCAATTTTTTGCAGTTGCTGTCGGCCGTGGCCACCAAAACCCGCACCTATGTGGATGTGGTGGTTGGCACGCGCGCGCACATTGTGGACACGCGCAAGACCCTGCCGGGCCTGCGCCGCGCGCAGAAATATGCCGTGCGCGTGGGCGGTGGCACCAACCACCGCATGGGCCTGCACGATGCCGTCCTCATCAAGGAAAACCACATTGCCGCTGCGGGGGGCGTGGCGGCGGTGCTGCGCGCTGCCGAGAAGGTGGCGTCTCAGGCCAGCTTCATCGAGATCGAAGTCGAAACCCTGGAGCAGCTGACCGAGGCGCTGAACGCAGGCGCCAAGATGGTGCTGCTGGACAACATGCCCCTGGCACAGCTGCGTGAAGCCGTGCGCATCAACGCAGGCCGCGCGATTCTGGAAATCTCGGGCGGCGTCACGCTCGACGGCCTGCGCGAGCTGGCTGAAACCGGCGTGGACCGCATCTCCATCGGTACCCTGACCAAAGACGTGAAGGCCACTGATTTCTCGATGCGCCTGCAGGAGCTGGCATGA